From a single Pseudobutyrivibrio xylanivorans genomic region:
- a CDS encoding exodeoxyribonuclease III has protein sequence MQKFISWNVNGLRAVIDKGFWDYFDSADADIFCLQEIKLSEGQLECEKAGYHIYWNYAEKKGYSGTAIFSKKEPLSVSYGIGIEEHDHEGRVITLEFEDFYFITCYTPNSQNELKRLDYRMTWEDDFRNYLLELNKKKGVVLCGDLNVAHQEIDLKNPKTNRKNAGFTDEEREKMTELLEAGFIDSFRYFYPDQTDIYSWWSYRFKAREKNAGWRIDYFIVSEDMKDRMKDAKIHTDVFGSDHCPVELDLN, from the coding sequence ATGCAAAAATTTATTTCTTGGAATGTTAATGGACTAAGGGCAGTTATTGATAAAGGCTTTTGGGATTATTTTGACAGTGCAGATGCAGATATTTTCTGCTTGCAGGAGATAAAGCTTTCTGAGGGACAGCTTGAATGTGAAAAGGCGGGCTATCATATTTACTGGAATTATGCTGAGAAAAAGGGATATTCTGGTACAGCAATCTTTTCGAAGAAAGAACCACTTTCTGTCAGCTATGGTATTGGAATCGAAGAGCACGACCATGAGGGACGAGTGATTACTCTTGAGTTTGAGGATTTTTATTTCATTACCTGCTATACCCCAAACTCTCAGAATGAGTTGAAGCGTCTTGATTATAGAATGACTTGGGAGGATGATTTTAGAAATTATCTCCTTGAATTAAACAAGAAAAAGGGCGTAGTGCTCTGCGGCGATTTAAATGTTGCCCACCAGGAAATTGATCTGAAAAATCCTAAGACAAACAGGAAAAACGCTGGCTTCACTGATGAGGAGAGAGAGAAGATGACAGAGCTTCTTGAAGCAGGCTTTATTGACAGCTTCCGATACTTCTACCCAGACCAGACTGATATTTATTCATGGTGGTCATATCGTTTCAAGGCTCGCGAGAAGAATGCAGGTTGGCGCATTGACTATTTCATTGTTTCAGAGGATATGAAGGATAGAATGAAGGATGCAAAGATTCACACTGATGTGTTCGGATCTGACCATTGTCCAGTGGAACTTGATTTAAATTAG
- a CDS encoding DUF4153 domain-containing protein: protein MGDIYSGPKYSEAEIKEMVAQTLPVSQKTIVKEEKGDASLFKKYGLISLLFSIVYTFCLYKNHSGITYPIFMAMTLGLLHLLRKKDGLSLISSKNGGKALGIFHAVSLMLLSIHKCMTTSGSLLALDAIAIFLLFFSFVLYLYIDTTGWDIAGWLLGILLSIVLPIGHLFNPIYDMNAWVKNRKGSLDDSKKQTFAAVGIGVICAVPALLVIISLLRSADIVFNRLLEKFFESIHLPDNFWDIIGIIFTLLFSFLAAYLIPFVLEKGDVKVKAKGEGTENPVIAITFTAIIGSVYLVFCLIQVMFLFTGTLSLPAGYTYAEYAHEGFYQLLAVCLINIVMVSVCNRAFKSSKILTALLVIIAACTYIMIASSAMRMLLYIGVYHLTFLRLFVLWFLAVLCIWLAFLIINMFNRSFPVFKACMVAITVAYIGFVFSNPDYQIAKYDLAAVEHGQIDEYDSVREYILNNLSTDAVPALATNEKLAHEYGLYLTSRYRYNGDNHEGFRHFNFSYYRAQKLLKK from the coding sequence ATGGGAGATATTTATTCAGGACCAAAATATTCAGAGGCTGAAATCAAAGAAATGGTAGCACAGACTTTGCCAGTCTCACAAAAGACAATCGTTAAAGAGGAAAAGGGCGATGCTTCCCTATTTAAAAAATACGGATTGATTTCACTACTCTTCTCCATCGTATATACCTTTTGCCTGTATAAGAATCATTCAGGAATTACCTATCCAATTTTCATGGCAATGACTTTAGGCTTGCTTCATCTACTGAGAAAAAAGGATGGACTGAGCCTTATTTCATCCAAAAATGGAGGTAAGGCACTTGGGATTTTCCATGCGGTTTCGTTAATGCTATTATCCATTCATAAATGCATGACCACCAGTGGTTCCCTTTTGGCCTTGGACGCAATTGCAATATTCCTGCTATTTTTCAGCTTTGTTTTATATCTATATATTGATACAACAGGTTGGGATATTGCAGGCTGGCTTTTAGGCATCCTTCTTTCTATTGTTCTTCCAATAGGCCATTTATTCAATCCTATTTACGATATGAATGCCTGGGTAAAAAACAGAAAAGGTAGCCTTGATGACTCAAAGAAGCAAACTTTTGCAGCTGTTGGTATAGGTGTAATTTGCGCTGTTCCAGCACTACTAGTCATAATTTCACTCTTAAGATCTGCAGACATTGTCTTCAACAGATTATTGGAGAAGTTCTTTGAATCCATTCATCTGCCTGATAATTTCTGGGATATTATTGGAATCATCTTCACATTGTTATTCTCATTTTTAGCTGCTTATCTTATTCCATTCGTACTGGAAAAGGGAGATGTAAAAGTCAAGGCCAAGGGTGAAGGCACTGAAAACCCAGTTATAGCAATTACTTTTACAGCAATAATTGGATCAGTTTACTTAGTATTCTGCCTCATCCAAGTAATGTTTTTATTCACCGGTACCCTCAGTCTTCCTGCTGGTTACACCTACGCAGAGTATGCGCACGAAGGTTTTTACCAGTTACTTGCAGTTTGCCTGATTAATATAGTCATGGTTTCGGTCTGCAACAGAGCCTTTAAATCATCAAAAATTTTAACAGCATTACTAGTGATAATTGCAGCCTGCACCTATATTATGATAGCTTCCTCTGCCATGAGAATGCTTCTATATATCGGCGTTTACCATCTGACATTCCTTAGACTTTTTGTATTGTGGTTTTTGGCAGTGCTTTGCATTTGGCTTGCATTCTTGATTATAAACATGTTCAATCGAAGCTTCCCTGTATTTAAGGCTTGCATGGTTGCAATCACAGTTGCCTACATTGGATTCGTATTTTCTAATCCAGACTATCAGATTGCAAAATATGATTTAGCAGCTGTAGAACACGGACAAATTGATGAATACGATTCTGTTAGGGAATATATTCTTAACAATCTTTCAACTGATGCAGTACCTGCTCTTGCCACAAACGAAAAGCTTGCTCATGAGTACGGATTATATCTTACCAGCAGATATCGCTATAATGGAGATAACCATGAAGGCTTTAGACATTTCAACTTTTCATACTACCGTGCTCAAAAATTGTTAAAAAAATAG
- a CDS encoding helix-turn-helix domain-containing protein — translation MMIVINLDVMMAKRKIGLTELAGKVGITLANLSILKNNKAKAVRLETLDAICKALDCQPGDILEYVEDNTEETN, via the coding sequence ATTATGATTGTAATTAATTTAGATGTAATGATGGCAAAACGGAAAATTGGATTGACAGAATTGGCGGGTAAGGTGGGTATCACATTAGCTAATCTTTCAATCCTAAAAAATAATAAGGCAAAGGCAGTCCGTCTTGAAACCTTGGATGCAATATGCAAGGCACTGGATTGCCAGCCTGGGGACATTTTAGAATACGTAGAAGACAACACAGAAGAGACAAACTAG
- a CDS encoding DUF2975 domain-containing protein, whose amino-acid sequence MDNRLNKFVKTILDICFYIGFILEVLVPFGLKYAVQLVMKLLGETTEYAEILNHYPYAVISIMLVGGSALLILFELRRMMKTVIEDNCFVEQNVTSLYRMGTYAFVITGLKLLRCFVYFTPAAVIVAGVFLFAGLFSKVLARVFDRAVSYKQENDLTI is encoded by the coding sequence ATGGATAACAGACTTAACAAATTCGTAAAGACGATACTGGATATTTGTTTTTATATTGGTTTTATACTGGAGGTTCTTGTTCCCTTTGGGCTGAAGTATGCTGTTCAGCTTGTGATGAAGCTATTGGGCGAGACCACCGAGTATGCAGAGATTTTAAATCATTATCCCTATGCTGTGATTTCAATAATGCTTGTTGGAGGCTCAGCGCTATTGATACTGTTCGAGCTGCGAAGGATGATGAAGACTGTAATCGAGGATAACTGTTTTGTCGAGCAGAATGTCACCAGCCTTTATCGCATGGGTACCTACGCATTTGTCATCACAGGGCTAAAGCTACTTAGATGCTTTGTGTACTTCACTCCTGCTGCCGTAATTGTAGCTGGCGTATTCCTTTTCGCAGGATTGTTCAGCAAGGTCTTAGCAAGAGTTTTTGACAGAGCTGTTAGCTACAAGCAGGAAAACGATTTGACCATATAG
- a CDS encoding argininosuccinate synthase, producing the protein MAQEKVVLAYSGGLDTTAIIPWLKENYGYEVICCCIDCGQGEELDGLSERAKASGASKLYIEDIVDDFCENYIVPCVQAGAIYENKYLLGTAMARPGIAKKLVEIARKEGAVAICHGATGKGNDQIRFELGIKALAPDIKVIAPWRNDKWKLQSRQDEIDYCKAHGIDLPFSTDQSYSRDRNLWHISHEGLELEDPSKEPNYEHLLMLTTPPEKAPEKPEYVTMTFEKGVPTSVNGKKMKVSDIIKELNEIGGRNGIGIVDIVENRVVGMKSRGVYETPGGTILMEAHSQLEELCLDRATMEMKKEMGNKLAQVCYEGKWFTPLCDAIQAFVKSTQEYVTGEVKFKLYKGNIIKAGTTSPYSLYSESLASFTTGDLYDHHDAEGFITLWGLPLKVRAMKLQENQNIK; encoded by the coding sequence ATGGCACAGGAAAAAGTTGTACTTGCATACTCTGGTGGACTTGACACCACCGCAATTATTCCATGGTTAAAAGAGAATTATGGTTACGAAGTAATCTGCTGCTGTATCGACTGCGGTCAGGGAGAGGAATTGGATGGCCTTTCAGAAAGAGCTAAAGCTTCAGGAGCTTCGAAATTATATATAGAAGATATCGTTGATGACTTCTGTGAAAACTATATCGTTCCTTGTGTTCAGGCTGGCGCAATCTACGAGAACAAGTATCTTCTTGGGACAGCCATGGCTCGTCCAGGCATTGCAAAGAAGCTGGTTGAAATTGCCAGAAAAGAAGGTGCCGTTGCAATCTGCCACGGTGCTACCGGTAAGGGAAATGATCAAATCCGTTTCGAACTTGGAATCAAGGCACTTGCCCCTGATATCAAGGTTATCGCTCCTTGGAGAAATGATAAGTGGAAGCTTCAGTCTCGTCAGGATGAAATTGATTACTGCAAGGCTCATGGCATTGACCTTCCATTTTCAACAGACCAGTCTTATAGCCGTGACAGAAATCTTTGGCATATCAGCCATGAAGGACTTGAGCTTGAGGACCCTTCAAAGGAGCCAAATTACGAGCATCTTCTCATGCTCACAACTCCACCTGAGAAAGCTCCTGAGAAGCCTGAATATGTGACTATGACTTTTGAAAAAGGTGTTCCTACTTCAGTCAATGGAAAGAAAATGAAGGTTTCTGACATCATAAAGGAGCTCAATGAAATTGGTGGCAGAAATGGAATTGGAATTGTAGATATTGTAGAAAACCGTGTAGTTGGAATGAAATCTCGTGGTGTTTACGAGACTCCAGGTGGCACAATCCTTATGGAGGCACACTCTCAGCTTGAGGAGCTCTGCCTCGACCGCGCGACAATGGAAATGAAAAAGGAAATGGGCAACAAGCTTGCTCAGGTTTGCTACGAAGGAAAATGGTTCACACCTCTCTGCGATGCAATCCAGGCTTTCGTGAAATCTACTCAGGAATATGTTACAGGTGAAGTTAAATTCAAGCTCTACAAGGGCAATATTATCAAAGCTGGAACAACATCACCATACTCACTCTACTCTGAGTCACTTGCAAGCTTCACAACTGGTGATCTTTACGATCATCACGACGCAGAGGGCTTCATCACACTTTGGGGACTTCCTCTGAAGGTAAGAGCTATGAAGCTTCAGGAGAATCAAAATATAAAATAA
- the argC gene encoding N-acetyl-gamma-glutamyl-phosphate reductase has translation MIKVGIIGATGYAGAEIVRLLYSHPEAEIVWYGSRSYVDERFASIYKNMFTLVEDKCLDDNIVELSKQVDVIFTATPQGYLAGVLTEEILSNCKVIDLSADFRIKDVSTYEKWYGIEHKSPQFIEEAVYGLCEINREKEVGARLIANPGCYTTCSILTAYPLVKAGLIDTSTLIIDAKSGTSGAGRGAKLPNLYCEVNESIKAYGVTTHRHTPEIEEQLGYACGQEILLNFTPHLVPMNRGILVTEYARLVKKDGKLPTKEEVMEAYHDAYDNEFFVRVLEYGECPETKWVEGSNFVDVSCMIDERTGRIVMMGALDNLVKGAAGQAVQNMNILFGLDEKMGLDFAPMFP, from the coding sequence ATGATTAAGGTAGGAATTATTGGTGCTACCGGTTATGCCGGAGCGGAGATTGTCAGATTGCTATACAGCCATCCAGAGGCTGAGATTGTTTGGTATGGTTCCAGATCGTATGTTGATGAACGATTTGCTTCTATATATAAGAATATGTTCACTCTTGTTGAGGACAAATGCTTAGATGACAACATCGTTGAACTGTCAAAGCAGGTGGATGTAATTTTTACAGCCACACCGCAAGGATACCTGGCTGGCGTTCTTACAGAGGAAATACTCAGTAATTGTAAGGTGATTGACCTGTCAGCAGATTTTAGAATCAAGGATGTTTCTACCTATGAAAAGTGGTACGGGATAGAGCATAAGTCCCCACAGTTCATTGAGGAAGCGGTGTATGGCTTATGTGAGATAAATAGAGAAAAGGAAGTGGGAGCAAGACTGATTGCTAATCCAGGATGCTACACTACCTGCTCGATTCTTACAGCTTATCCTTTGGTGAAAGCGGGGCTCATAGATACTTCTACTTTAATCATCGATGCAAAGTCAGGAACCTCTGGTGCAGGGCGCGGAGCAAAGCTTCCTAATCTTTATTGTGAAGTTAATGAAAGCATTAAGGCTTACGGTGTTACAACTCACAGACATACTCCTGAGATAGAGGAACAGCTTGGGTATGCCTGTGGTCAGGAAATATTGCTTAACTTCACTCCACACCTCGTACCTATGAATAGAGGAATTCTTGTTACTGAATATGCAAGACTTGTTAAAAAAGATGGTAAGCTCCCTACTAAGGAAGAAGTAATGGAGGCATATCATGATGCTTATGATAATGAGTTTTTCGTAAGAGTCCTTGAATATGGTGAATGCCCTGAAACCAAGTGGGTTGAAGGTAGCAATTTCGTAGATGTTAGTTGCATGATAGATGAGAGAACAGGACGTATTGTCATGATGGGAGCTCTTGATAATCTGGTTAAGGGCGCAGCTGGACAGGCGGTTCAGAATATGAATATTTTATTTGGACTAGATGAAAAGATGGGACTTGATTTTGCACCAATGTTCCCTTAA
- a CDS encoding GNAT family N-acetyltransferase, producing the protein MNYDVRTMEENDYDEVYNLWTTIHGFAMRSVDDSRAGVKRFLDRNPGLSVVAVSGDKIVGSILVGHDGRHGSFYHVCVKEEYRKHGIGKAMVTEAMHRLKDEGINKIQLVAFSGNQVGNSFWHAEGWSEREDYNTYDFVLNDENIIAFNK; encoded by the coding sequence ATGAATTACGATGTAAGAACTATGGAAGAGAACGATTATGATGAGGTTTATAACCTTTGGACTACTATACATGGTTTCGCAATGCGAAGTGTTGATGATTCACGAGCAGGCGTAAAACGATTTTTAGATAGAAACCCTGGGCTTTCAGTTGTGGCTGTATCAGGCGATAAAATTGTTGGTTCCATTTTGGTGGGACATGATGGAAGACATGGAAGCTTTTATCATGTATGCGTGAAGGAGGAATATCGTAAACACGGTATAGGAAAAGCTATGGTTACAGAAGCCATGCATCGTCTGAAGGATGAGGGAATCAATAAGATTCAGTTGGTTGCATTTTCTGGTAATCAGGTTGGAAATAGTTTCTGGCACGCAGAAGGATGGAGCGAACGCGAGGACTACAATACGTACGATTTCGTTCTGAACGATGAGAATATTATAGCATTCAACAAATAG
- the argJ gene encoding bifunctional ornithine acetyltransferase/N-acetylglutamate synthase — protein MKEIKGGITAAKGFKVASTAAGIKYQGRTDMAMVYSEVPCVSAGTFTSNVVKAACVQWDMNIVNTDKSIQAVVINSGIANACTGKEGFDACEATAKGVEKALGVSFENVAVASTGVIGMQLPVDKLVAGVEAMAPLLDGSIEAGTEASKAIMTTDTVNKEIAAQFQVGGVTATLGGMSKGSGMIHPNMCTMLAFLGTDLAIEKKLLQKAVSEVVADTFNMITVDGDTSTNDTLLCMANGLAGNEIISAENQDYEAFKEALSFVCESLAKRMAADGEGASKLFEANIVNAKSKEDAKILARAIVGSNLSKAAIFGCDANFGRFLCAMGYSGADFDQNDVELYFKSAKGQLKVFDKGTPLEFDEDKALEIMKADAVTIFVNMNEGTAEATAWGCDLTYDYVKINADYRS, from the coding sequence ATGAAAGAGATTAAGGGAGGCATTACAGCCGCGAAGGGTTTTAAAGTAGCTAGTACAGCCGCAGGAATTAAATACCAGGGCCGTACTGATATGGCTATGGTTTATTCTGAAGTGCCATGCGTAAGTGCTGGTACATTCACAAGCAATGTGGTGAAGGCGGCTTGTGTCCAGTGGGATATGAATATCGTAAATACGGATAAGTCAATTCAGGCAGTGGTCATCAATTCAGGTATTGCTAATGCCTGCACAGGAAAGGAAGGATTTGATGCCTGTGAAGCTACTGCAAAGGGTGTCGAGAAAGCACTTGGAGTTTCTTTTGAAAATGTTGCAGTTGCATCAACAGGGGTTATTGGAATGCAGCTTCCAGTGGACAAGCTTGTGGCAGGAGTTGAGGCCATGGCACCATTACTTGATGGAAGTATAGAGGCTGGAACAGAGGCTTCAAAAGCAATCATGACTACGGATACGGTGAATAAAGAGATTGCCGCCCAGTTTCAGGTTGGTGGCGTTACAGCCACACTCGGCGGTATGAGTAAAGGCTCAGGAATGATTCACCCTAATATGTGTACAATGCTGGCATTCCTTGGAACAGATTTAGCTATTGAAAAGAAGCTCCTTCAAAAGGCAGTAAGCGAAGTCGTTGCTGATACCTTCAATATGATTACTGTCGATGGTGATACTTCAACAAATGACACATTACTTTGCATGGCAAATGGATTAGCTGGTAATGAGATAATTAGTGCTGAGAATCAGGACTATGAAGCCTTTAAGGAAGCTTTATCATTTGTCTGTGAAAGCCTTGCGAAACGCATGGCTGCTGACGGTGAAGGTGCAAGCAAGCTGTTTGAAGCTAATATCGTAAATGCGAAGTCAAAAGAGGATGCTAAGATTTTGGCAAGAGCAATTGTTGGTTCAAATCTTTCAAAGGCAGCTATCTTTGGATGCGACGCAAACTTTGGACGCTTCTTATGTGCCATGGGATACTCTGGCGCAGATTTTGACCAGAATGATGTGGAGCTTTATTTCAAGAGTGCAAAAGGACAGCTGAAGGTTTTCGACAAGGGTACACCTCTTGAATTTGACGAGGACAAGGCACTTGAGATCATGAAGGCAGACGCTGTTACAATATTCGTGAATATGAACGAAGGCACAGCCGAAGCCACAGCCTGGGGCTGCGACTTAACGTATGATTACGTAAAGATTAATGCGGACTATAGGTCATAA
- the argB gene encoding acetylglutamate kinase encodes MDSSMQPILDKAAVLIEALPYIQRFNRKIIVVKYGGSAMIDEELKKQVIQDVTLLKLVGFKPIIVHGGGKEISRWVEKTGMEPEFINGLRKTDEATMEIAEMVLNKVNKSLVQNVQSLGVNAVGVSGKDGGLLKVEKKLSDGQDIGFVGEITEVNPKIIMDLLDNDFLPIVCPVGMDEQFVTYNINADDAACAIAKAVNAEKLAFLTDIEGVYKDKDDPTSLISELSVEEAKGLIGDGYIGGGMLPKLNNCIDAIEQGVSRVHILDGRIAHCLLLEIFTNKGIGTAIIGDKDMRYYNE; translated from the coding sequence ATGGATAGTAGTATGCAGCCAATATTGGATAAAGCAGCAGTATTAATTGAGGCATTGCCATACATTCAAAGATTCAATCGTAAAATTATCGTTGTTAAGTACGGCGGCAGCGCCATGATTGACGAAGAACTTAAGAAGCAGGTCATTCAGGACGTTACACTGCTTAAGCTTGTAGGTTTCAAGCCTATAATTGTGCATGGTGGCGGAAAGGAAATTAGCCGCTGGGTAGAAAAAACAGGAATGGAACCTGAGTTCATTAATGGTCTGAGAAAGACTGATGAAGCCACAATGGAAATTGCCGAGATGGTTTTGAACAAGGTAAATAAATCTCTGGTTCAGAATGTCCAGTCCCTTGGTGTGAATGCAGTTGGTGTATCAGGAAAGGATGGCGGTCTTCTCAAGGTTGAAAAGAAGCTTTCAGATGGTCAGGACATAGGGTTTGTAGGAGAAATTACAGAGGTTAATCCTAAGATTATTATGGATCTTTTGGATAATGATTTTCTTCCAATTGTTTGCCCTGTTGGAATGGATGAACAATTTGTTACCTATAATATTAATGCAGACGATGCAGCCTGTGCTATTGCTAAAGCAGTGAATGCAGAAAAGCTTGCATTTCTTACTGATATTGAAGGTGTTTATAAAGATAAGGATGACCCGACTTCCCTTATTTCAGAGCTTTCAGTTGAAGAAGCTAAGGGCTTGATTGGTGACGGTTATATCGGTGGCGGCATGCTACCAAAGCTTAATAACTGTATCGACGCAATTGAGCAGGGGGTTAGTCGTGTACATATTCTTGATGGAAGAATTGCTCACTGCCTGCTTCTTGAAATTTTCACTAACAAGGGAATTGGAACTGCAATTATAGGCGACAAAGATATGAGGTATTACAATGAATAA